In Numidum massiliense, a single genomic region encodes these proteins:
- the recR gene encoding recombination mediator RecR, with amino-acid sequence MHYPAPIAKLIEGFMRLPGIGPKTAQRLAFHVLTMEDDDVTDFAKALVGVKRDLHYCSVCYNITDRDPCAICADSKRDRSVICVVQDPRDLIAMERTREFNGLYHVLHGAISPMDGIGPQELYIAELLRRLENDEVQELILATDPNIEGEATAMYISKLVRPFGIKVTRIAHGLPVGGDLEYADEVTLTRALEGRREL; translated from the coding sequence ATGCATTATCCAGCACCGATCGCCAAGTTAATTGAAGGGTTTATGCGCTTGCCCGGCATAGGCCCGAAAACGGCACAGCGCTTGGCCTTTCATGTTTTGACGATGGAAGACGACGATGTGACCGATTTTGCGAAGGCACTCGTCGGCGTCAAGCGCGACCTACACTACTGTTCCGTTTGCTACAACATTACGGACCGCGATCCGTGTGCGATTTGCGCGGATAGCAAACGGGATCGCTCGGTCATTTGTGTCGTGCAAGACCCGCGGGACTTGATCGCAATGGAACGAACGCGCGAATTTAACGGGTTGTATCACGTATTGCACGGCGCTATTTCCCCGATGGACGGCATCGGACCGCAGGAGCTGTACATCGCCGAACTTTTGCGGCGGTTGGAGAACGATGAAGTGCAGGAGCTCATTTTAGCGACAGACCCGAACATCGAAGGGGAAGCGACGGCCATGTACATTTCCAAATTAGTGCGCCCTTTCGGCATTAAAGTGACGCGGATCGCCCACGGGCTACCTGTCGGCGGCGATCTAGAGTATGCAGATGAAGTGACGTTGACGCGAGCGCTGGAAGGCCGGCGTGAACTGTAA
- a CDS encoding YaaL family protein, which yields MARFRFSRQVHAGQNGEEQADDLLLALARTRREWRSAHSTLNWAREPELIDFAVYRLQAAEVMYAYLIKQAKKKGHTTKEYVAIDVELCGMTESDGVAHNVDGR from the coding sequence ATGGCTCGCTTTCGTTTTAGTCGCCAAGTGCACGCCGGACAAAATGGCGAGGAGCAAGCAGACGATTTATTGCTCGCGCTCGCGCGGACACGTCGCGAATGGCGCTCGGCACACAGCACCTTAAATTGGGCTCGCGAACCCGAACTGATCGACTTCGCTGTGTATCGGCTTCAAGCGGCCGAAGTTATGTACGCCTATTTAATCAAGCAGGCAAAAAAGAAAGGACACACCACAAAGGAATACGTCGCTATAGATGTAGAACTGTGTGGGATGACCGAGTCCGACGGAGTGGCGCACAACGTCGACGGACGATAA
- a CDS encoding YbaB/EbfC family nucleoid-associated protein, whose protein sequence is MKNMNQMMKQVKKMQAQMEKAQAELAEKTVEATVGGGVVKVTANGHKQILSVEIAPEAVDPDDVEMLQDLVTAAVNEALKQVDELVAKDMGKFTGGLNIPGLF, encoded by the coding sequence ATGAAAAACATGAATCAAATGATGAAACAAGTAAAGAAAATGCAGGCGCAAATGGAGAAGGCACAGGCGGAATTAGCCGAAAAGACCGTCGAGGCGACAGTTGGCGGTGGCGTCGTGAAGGTGACGGCTAACGGGCATAAGCAAATTTTGAGTGTCGAGATTGCGCCGGAAGCAGTCGATCCGGACGACGTTGAAATGTTGCAAGATTTAGTGACTGCGGCTGTTAACGAAGCGTTAAAGCAAGTGGACGAACTCGTCGCTAAAGATATGGGGAAATTTACCGGCGGTTTAAACATCCCCGGATTGTTTTAA
- a CDS encoding pro-sigmaK processing inhibitor BofA family protein — MTVLLLTAYAAKPLKWIWLGLLYTAIGGIVLFLINLLGGLWDFHLPINPVTAFVTGVLGLPGLVCLTIVKLWIV, encoded by the coding sequence GTGACAGTGCTTCTACTGACAGCCTACGCAGCGAAACCACTCAAATGGATTTGGCTAGGTTTGCTTTATACGGCGATTGGCGGTATCGTCCTTTTTCTTATCAATTTATTGGGCGGGTTATGGGACTTTCACTTGCCGATCAATCCAGTGACGGCTTTTGTGACGGGTGTTTTAGGCTTGCCGGGACTAGTTTGTTTGACGATCGTCAAGCTGTGGATTGTATAA